Sequence from the Nasonia vitripennis strain AsymCx chromosome 5, Nvit_psr_1.1, whole genome shotgun sequence genome:
GCGAGCTTTCGAGCAACGGCGAGTCCCTGGACGACATGTCCGAGTCGGTGGACGAGCTTCGTCAGAAACTGGCCAACATGAAGCGTCTGATGGAGGAGCGCAAGGGCACGACCCTCGGCGAGATCAGCGCGCGCAAACAACGTCATCAAACGGCCGACATCATCGACGGCAAATTCCTCTCTTGGATCTTCGGGACAGCGCTGGCCGCCATCGTCAGTGTCAGCTTTTACGCGTTCTTCAACCTGTACCAAGCTGTGCGCAAAAAGTTCCCCTCGCCGCACACCGAACTGTGAGCGGACTcttcgatgatgatgatgatgatgatgatgatgatgatgatgattagGGGTTGGTTTTCATGGTCGTCCGGTCTTGACACGCTGCGTATTGTATTTTGAATTTGTAAATCGAATGTTGTGtaatttcatttctttatCGTAATATGCATCGTGTTATGGGGAAAgcctaaaattttatttattaccttCATTGTCGGTAAGACACGAAAAATGCAATCAAAATCTGTCAATTATTTGGCAATCGAACACTGTAGACACGATGATTGATTGTGCGTTGTAAAAGACTGGAATTTTAAGTCTTGTTCGTTCGCGTTTTTGGATTTTGAATTGTAGTAACGAACGTGTAATAAAGGAGAAGGAATTTCAAAACCAGCACTTTTGGACAATATAACTGATGATGAATTTGATTTAGCGTATAAACGTACATGGGAACAGAATTTATCGAAATTAAATGGATTGTaactaaataatatacttACGAATTATATTCTCCGAGGCAGCGTAAAATTTTTATGGCAGAAGAGATACTTGTATGAGAAAATATAGTTGTAGGCGTTCGGTTTTCTCATTCGATTTTTCTATTCGTTAGTTTTAACGTCATCCGTCGGGATTATAGTTctaattatttgtcatatgaTGTATGTATTAAGTGTacctatatattttataactgAACAGTAATTATTGATGATGTTAtaagattttataaaacatataAGTATTTTGAAGTGTGTTGAGAGTGGAATATTGTAACGAAGGAAATAAAGAT
This genomic interval carries:
- the LOC100123793 gene encoding uncharacterized protein LOC100123793 isoform X1 is translated as MKGHTCSPEATAMIGELSSNGESLDDMSESVDELRQKLANMKRLMEERKGTTLGEISARKQRHQTADIIDGKFLSWIFGTALAAIVSVSFYAFFNLYQAVRKKFPSPHTEL
- the LOC100123793 gene encoding uncharacterized protein LOC100123793 isoform X2, which gives rise to MIGELSSNGESLDDMSESVDELRQKLANMKRLMEERKGTTLGEISARKQRHQTADIIDGKFLSWIFGTALAAIVSVSFYAFFNLYQAVRKKFPSPHTEL